One window of Verrucomicrobiia bacterium genomic DNA carries:
- a CDS encoding phospholipid carrier-dependent glycosyltransferase has translation MTAAPLLTAMAGWIFFPLAFFAAGRPFAGLAARLAIPQQGVVRSALGMAVTGYALVALGSFGLLRPGPVLILLGLLAASALFSLRDFKAWLGSVFEIPRTAQGVVSRVSVIVLGGILALTLALSLLPEVANDALCYQLFLPRQFVLRGSTLPMPYDLNSYIPLFMNHLYALGLLLRSVPLAKFFHAYSGLLLLAAVMTTVREETGDKGLALKTGLALWLTPTLLNQITTTYIDVAVALFSFLSFYFLWRGSSNARRGDFFLSGLLLGLAVSSKILALLAGVPVAAVFLLRLARRENFPKLAGEAAWMAGGLALGCGFWFARNAVLTGNPVYPYLGSVFGTREFNDVSQFQQMGPPKTLLNYLLLPLNMTLHPIDYDRGHWIGPFYLAALPVFLWGLWKNKSLRLPALYVWAFVSAWFLFFHNARFLFQVLPIYAVGAACGFHLAAQNRGVKFAGGFVYAGLVLFLAALGLYHYRLPLQVLAGRMSAVDYITRVERSYPAAVWANQNLPPGARIFNREEIRMFYFERQSLREHWFDLGTGYASSVSTPEDFAELLKRSGFTHILTTSDLEKPAPDTAAEHRSALMRNLLARPDLVRFLKEIPSENIREAGETYRFYEIL, from the coding sequence ATGACGGCCGCGCCTCTTCTCACCGCGATGGCGGGATGGATTTTCTTTCCGCTGGCATTTTTTGCCGCGGGACGGCCTTTTGCGGGACTCGCCGCGCGCCTTGCAATCCCTCAGCAGGGAGTTGTCCGCAGCGCTTTGGGGATGGCCGTGACAGGTTACGCGCTCGTCGCCCTCGGCAGCTTCGGCCTCCTGCGCCCGGGCCCGGTTTTGATTTTGCTTGGGCTTCTCGCGGCGAGCGCTCTGTTCAGCCTTCGGGATTTCAAAGCCTGGCTGGGGTCCGTTTTCGAGATTCCGCGGACGGCCCAGGGCGTTGTTTCCCGCGTTTCAGTTATCGTCTTGGGCGGGATTCTGGCGCTCACACTGGCCCTCTCACTTCTTCCCGAAGTCGCCAACGACGCCCTCTGTTACCAGCTTTTCCTGCCGCGCCAATTCGTGCTGCGGGGGTCGACGCTTCCGATGCCTTACGATCTCAATTCCTACATCCCGCTGTTCATGAATCATCTCTATGCGCTGGGACTTTTGCTGCGCAGCGTCCCTTTGGCAAAATTCTTTCACGCCTACAGCGGCCTGCTGCTGCTCGCGGCGGTCATGACAACCGTGCGGGAAGAAACAGGGGACAAGGGCCTGGCGCTGAAAACCGGCCTCGCGCTTTGGCTGACGCCGACCCTGTTGAACCAGATCACGACCACCTACATTGACGTCGCGGTCGCGCTGTTCAGCTTCCTGTCCTTTTATTTTTTATGGCGGGGTTCTTCGAACGCGCGGCGCGGCGATTTTTTTCTCTCGGGCCTTTTGCTGGGCCTGGCCGTCTCCAGCAAAATCCTGGCGCTTCTGGCGGGCGTGCCCGTAGCCGCCGTCTTTCTATTACGGCTGGCGCGGCGGGAAAATTTTCCGAAACTCGCCGGCGAAGCGGCCTGGATGGCGGGCGGGCTGGCGCTGGGATGCGGGTTCTGGTTCGCGCGCAACGCCGTGCTGACGGGCAATCCGGTTTATCCTTACCTGGGCTCCGTTTTCGGGACGCGGGAATTCAACGATGTGAGCCAGTTCCAGCAGATGGGCCCGCCGAAGACACTCCTCAATTATCTTTTGCTCCCGCTGAACATGACGCTCCATCCAATCGATTACGACCGCGGGCATTGGATCGGCCCGTTTTACCTGGCCGCGCTGCCGGTTTTTTTGTGGGGCCTGTGGAAAAATAAATCCCTGCGCCTTCCCGCGCTTTACGTCTGGGCTTTCGTGAGCGCGTGGTTTTTATTTTTCCATAACGCGCGTTTTCTTTTCCAGGTGCTGCCTATCTATGCGGTCGGCGCGGCCTGCGGGTTTCATCTCGCGGCCCAAAACCGCGGCGTGAAGTTCGCGGGCGGTTTTGTCTATGCCGGACTTGTTTTATTTCTGGCGGCGCTCGGCCTGTATCATTACCGGCTTCCTTTGCAGGTCCTGGCCGGACGCATGAGCGCGGTGGATTACATCACGCGGGTCGAGCGTTCGTATCCGGCCGCGGTCTGGGCCAATCAAAATCTTCCGCCGGGCGCCCGGATTTTCAACAGGGAAGAGATCCGCATGTTCTATTTCGAACGTCAGAGCCTGCGCGAACATTGGTTCGATCTCGGCACGGGATACGCGTCCTCGGTTTCGACGCCGGAAGATTTCGCGGAGCTTCTCAAGCGCAGCGGTTTCACGCATATCCTGACCACCTCCGATTTGGAAAAGCCGGCGCCGGACACGGCCGCGGAACATCGCAGCGCGCTCATGCGAAATCTCCTTGCCCGGCCCGATCTCGTGCGCTTTTTGAAGGAAATTCCCTCGGAAAACATCCGTGAAGCCGGGGAAACCTACCGTTTTTACGAAATTCTCTGA
- a CDS encoding phosphocholine cytidylyltransferase family protein, with product MKAVIIAAGMGRRMGEMTRDLPKCLAISWQGMTLFDKQLEVLRSCGIRDIAVVRGYQGDKFRHPQIRYYWNRDYESNNILASLMCASDELAGEVLVLYSDIWFEPAVVKQLIASPHPVAIAVDKDWKKTYEGRTEHPLSEAEGVVLDAQGKVREIGKLGKTDVSGEFIGMMKLQGQGPGVFKGYYARAKRLYDGRAFQRAKVFRQAYLTDMLQELSDAGVAVQGEAIQGGWREIDTVQDFQSLLKHLEAKDPSLKGEQR from the coding sequence ATGAAAGCCGTTATCATTGCCGCAGGCATGGGGCGCAGGATGGGGGAAATGACCCGCGACCTGCCCAAATGCCTGGCTATTTCCTGGCAGGGAATGACTCTTTTTGACAAGCAGCTGGAGGTTCTCCGCTCCTGCGGCATCCGCGACATCGCGGTGGTGCGCGGGTATCAGGGGGACAAGTTCCGCCATCCGCAGATTCGCTATTATTGGAACCGGGATTACGAGTCCAATAACATTCTGGCGTCGCTGATGTGCGCCTCGGATGAGCTGGCAGGCGAAGTGCTGGTGCTCTATTCGGACATCTGGTTCGAGCCGGCGGTCGTCAAACAGCTGATCGCTTCGCCGCATCCGGTGGCGATCGCTGTGGACAAGGACTGGAAGAAAACTTACGAAGGCAGGACCGAGCATCCTTTGTCGGAAGCCGAGGGTGTCGTGCTCGACGCGCAAGGCAAGGTCCGGGAGATTGGCAAGCTCGGGAAGACCGACGTCAGCGGCGAATTCATCGGCATGATGAAATTGCAGGGCCAGGGCCCCGGGGTTTTCAAAGGTTATTACGCGCGGGCCAAGCGATTGTATGACGGCCGCGCTTTCCAGCGCGCGAAAGTTTTCCGCCAGGCTTATTTGACCGACATGCTCCAGGAACTTTCGGACGCGGGTGTCGCCGTCCAGGGCGAGGCGATCCAGGGCGGCTGGAGGGAAATCGACACGGTCCAGGATTTCCAGAGTTTGCTCAAACATCTCGAGGCGAAAGACCCCTCGCTCAAAGGAGAACAAAGATGA